TCACCCCATGTTACATGGGGTGTCCTGCCATATTTAGACATCATTGTCTACGGGTGTGCACTCCCTTGAAATAATCTTGGGAGGACAGCATTTTATCACTTCTAGTTCCATTCAAAGATAGTAGCTTTCCCTGTATTGGAATTCAGGAATTGCTTTCTTTATTTCCAGGCAAATCTCTCTCGTTTCTTATGGGTATTGTGCTGAACAAAGTGAACACCCCATCACTAGTGACAGGCCATCACTTTCAAATGTTTAAAGCTCTGTGAGATAATTTTCACAGCATCAGTAAAAAGAGCTCCCTTGGTACAAACCATACATCGCCTTTCTTTTTCAAAGGACCATTGTAGACCACCACACCGCAGGTTAACCCCGTCTTCTTCATAGTCTTGATAACCTGGCGGAGACCCTTCTTTCCCCAACCAACCTCAATTACAATCCCTATGGAGTGCCCTTTCAGGATAAAGTCTGCACCTCCCTTTTGGGCATCATAGTGAAGCCCCAACTTCTTCTCCTTAGCGAGCAAGTGGAGATAAAGTGCTACAGCATCCTCAAGAAGCATGCCAAGCGTTTTTGAATCCCTTTCAAACAGTCCAAACTCGTAGAGCACTGCACTCCTAAGCATTGGTGCTAAAAACTTGTACTTTGGAGTCTTCCGAGCAACTTTGCCTAAAGAACCATAAGCCCTTACTGGGAAGATAACCTCAAGATCCTCGAGCTTCTCAATCAGCTTTTCTACCGTTCCCTTAGCAAGTCCCAGGGTTGAGCTCAAGTCATCATATGCTAAGCTCTCACCGGAAGCAAGAAGGAGTAATAAGCCAAGAGCCTTTTCCCGTGTAGTCTCAGAAAGTCCCTCGCGCACTAAATCAACTTCGACAATCTTTCTCAGTATTTCATAAGCATCTTCAAGTGGACTCGTAGAAGTGAGATAAATGGGTAGCGAGCCTTGGATGAGGTAATCCTCAACATCCTTTTCAGTAAACTTCAGTAATATCCCCTCAAGCTTCTCTTCGACTCCGGAGAAATCACAATTGAGGAATGCATGCTTTAGAGCTGCACTAAGTTCCTCGGGGATTTGAAGGCCACGCTTGAGGAGCAGGTACTCGGTGAAGGTAAGAGGCGGTACTCTAAGCTTCTTGGCTCTTCTCATCAAGTCAGGATCGAGCTTAAGAGGGAGTGAAGAGGATCCAGTGACTACAATCATGAGATTGCTTGCGGAGTCGTGAAGGTCTTTTACAGTGATGCCAAAGTTCTCATCATAGTGGGCTTCGTCAATGAATAGGAAGGTAGGCTGGCTGAACTCTTCAATTCTTTCACCGAGGAGACGTTCGTATGCTTGAACAAAGTCATTTAGGCTTATTCCCAGTGGACGAAGCTTGTCGAGGGAAACGTAAACAAGTCTTTCTCTTGGGATTTGAGGAAGAAGTTTGAAGTATATCTGAGCGAGCATGGTGGTTTTTCCGACACCACGGAGACCATAAAGGACGAGGAGTTTGTTCTCCCGTGCTCTGAGGAATGATTCAACTTCCTCTTTAAGCTTTGCGAGAGGTTTCCTTTCAGGTCGTTTTTCCCCAGTTGGGGTAAAAACGTACTTTCTAAGCCTCGCCTCGGCTGTATCAATTGTCCTCCTTACGATGCTTTCCACAAGTTTTTCCTCCACGACTCTCACCTTAGTGTAGTTCATTGCAATAGGATAAAAACCTATCGTTTTATACCATCTAATTGATATTGAGTGCAAACTAATTGTGAAGAATCTCCAGTTTTTCTGTTTTCCTCAAAAGCCTCGCTAGCGGAGATGTCATCGATGTCCTTTGCTCTGCTAAGAAAAGTCACGCCTCGAACAAAAATCTATTTTCCGAATCATTGCATGAGTTTTCATACCTCTAGCAGGTTGATTATACTGACCTCCTCCCCATCCTAAAGGGTGAGGCTTTCAAAAGAAAAATGTAAGAAGCTAACGTAAGTGTTATATGCCTTGGGGTTTTATTTTTATATGGTGAGAGTATGGAAGTTATTAAGGTTGAGATCCCTCGAGAGCTGGAGGAGGATGTCAAGAGATACATCAAGCTCCTCAAGAAGAGGAGGGAAGTTCTCAAGAAGACTTTTGGAATTCTGAAAACAGAAAAAACAGCGAAAGAACTTAGGGTGGAAATTTATGACGAGCTTTATGATTGATTCTACGCTCATTATAGAGCACCTCAAGGGTAATCCGACTGCAAGGAAAATCTTGGAGCTTTTAATCGATTCTGATGTTGATGTTTACATAAATGATGTTGTAGCTTCAGAAGTCATTTTCATTTATTTAAAGCTAACAACCGGGAAAAGCTACTTAACACTCAAGAAGAACCCAGTGATAGTTCGGTCTGTAGATAAAACTCCAGTTTACGAGTTGTTAAGTATGTTTAGATTTCTTGAAACAAATGAGTTTGTATTTTCTATTGCAAAGAGACTCATAGACAAATATGGACTGCTTCCAAATGATGCTTTGATTTTAGCTACAGCTATTTTTTATAGGTGTGATTATTTAATCGCACTTGACCCCGACTATAAAGAGCCATGTAAAGCTGAGAAAATACGCTTAATCTCAACCAAAGAAGAACTTGAAAAGACATTACCACCCGAAAGCCTCGCCCTTTAGGGCGGGGATGCAGTAATTCTCCCAACAGCTTTTAAAAGCCAAAAGCCTTTTATATCCCCCACACTAATAAAGCCCCAGAGGAGCCTCATAAGACAGCCCTCCAAAGAGGGCTTTCACGTATACCCTGGCTTTTGCCAGGGTTGACCCCCGAAGGGGGTCTCTCACAATTCCGCCGTTTGGCGGTCGAAACTCTCCAAAGGACCCTCAAGCGATAACCCCAAGCCAGCTCGGGCTGGTGAGGGGTAACGGGCCTAAGGCTGGGCCCTCGGGCCGACTCCGAAACTGGCGACAGGAGTAGGAGGTGTGAGGCCCGTAAACCTGTGAACTGCCTTGAAGGGCTGGGGTTATGACTCCCGAGAGGAACCCTCGCCCCTCAGGGCGGGGAGGAGGTCAGTGGGGCAACCTCAGTTATGGAAAGAGCCTGAGCCAAATTAGCCCACTTGTCCAGAAGTCTCTCAATTTCCCTCTTCACAACATAAAAAGTCTTGTCAAAGTGGACATAAACTCCATCTAGGCCAAAGACTAAAATCGGCCGCTTATAGTAGGGATTCCTGAGGTAAACATTGATTAAATCATTGACAATAATTGGAGGTATCCACCGCCTGAAGTCAAGCAGACTATTACGATTTATCCTTGGAGGTATGTCGGCTGTAACTACATTAGAAGATGTTATTTGATAGAAATTTACCTGCTTCATACTCCTCAAGCTAAGAATATTTGCTCTGGGCTTTAAGTGCTTTTTGGAAGAAAGAGGGAAAAGCAGAGCCCTGCTAACTACAAAATCAAAAACTATTTGTATTTTCCCCACCCATACCTAAGGTACTGACCTTAAAGTTAATTATGGGACTGAAATTACATTTTTCAAACTCATTGCGGTATTAAACAGTGCAACATTGCACTTGCTGAGGCAATGCAAGAGAACCCAGGGCTTGTTCTTTGCAAGTGGAGTCTTGAAGAAGCGGGACTAATAACGATAAGAGAAGAAAAGGTCCCTGCAAACAGGCCAAGGAGATATGTAAAATTAGCAGAAGATTGGCAGGAAGCATTGGTAAGAG
This window of the Thermococcus sp. M39 genome carries:
- a CDS encoding type II toxin-antitoxin system VapC family toxin produces the protein MTSFMIDSTLIIEHLKGNPTARKILELLIDSDVDVYINDVVASEVIFIYLKLTTGKSYLTLKKNPVIVRSVDKTPVYELLSMFRFLETNEFVFSIAKRLIDKYGLLPNDALILATAIFYRCDYLIALDPDYKEPCKAEKIRLISTKEELEKTLPPESLAL
- a CDS encoding ATP-binding protein; its protein translation is MRVVEEKLVESIVRRTIDTAEARLRKYVFTPTGEKRPERKPLAKLKEEVESFLRARENKLLVLYGLRGVGKTTMLAQIYFKLLPQIPRERLVYVSLDKLRPLGISLNDFVQAYERLLGERIEEFSQPTFLFIDEAHYDENFGITVKDLHDSASNLMIVVTGSSSLPLKLDPDLMRRAKKLRVPPLTFTEYLLLKRGLQIPEELSAALKHAFLNCDFSGVEEKLEGILLKFTEKDVEDYLIQGSLPIYLTSTSPLEDAYEILRKIVEVDLVREGLSETTREKALGLLLLLASGESLAYDDLSSTLGLAKGTVEKLIEKLEDLEVIFPVRAYGSLGKVARKTPKYKFLAPMLRSAVLYEFGLFERDSKTLGMLLEDAVALYLHLLAKEKKLGLHYDAQKGGADFILKGHSIGIVIEVGWGKKGLRQVIKTMKKTGLTCGVVVYNGPLKKKGDVWFVPRELFLLML